One Sanguibacter sp. HDW7 DNA window includes the following coding sequences:
- a CDS encoding superoxide dismutase, producing the protein MAEYTLPDLSYDYGALDPHISGRIMELHHSKHHAAYVAGANAALDALAEARSTGNLGAVNMLEKNLAFNLGGHVNHSVFWQNLSPEGGDRPEGELAAAIDEFFGSFDAFVAHFTANALGIQGSGWSILAWDTLGQKLIIVQLYDQQGNLPIGVVPLLMLDMWEHAFYLDYVNVKADYVKAFWNIVSWSDVAARLERARSQGQGLIVAL; encoded by the coding sequence ATGGCCGAGTACACCCTTCCCGACCTCTCCTACGACTACGGCGCACTGGACCCGCACATCTCCGGCCGCATCATGGAGCTTCACCACTCGAAGCACCACGCCGCGTACGTCGCCGGCGCCAACGCCGCGCTCGACGCCCTCGCGGAGGCCCGCTCGACGGGCAACCTCGGCGCCGTCAACATGCTCGAGAAGAACCTCGCGTTCAACCTCGGTGGTCACGTCAACCACTCGGTCTTCTGGCAGAACCTCTCCCCCGAGGGCGGCGACCGTCCCGAGGGTGAGCTCGCCGCCGCGATCGACGAGTTCTTCGGCTCGTTCGACGCCTTCGTCGCTCACTTCACCGCGAACGCCCTCGGCATCCAGGGCTCCGGCTGGTCCATCCTCGCGTGGGACACCCTCGGCCAGAAGCTCATCATCGTCCAGCTCTACGACCAGCAGGGCAACCTGCCCATCGGCGTCGTGCCGCTGCTCATGCTCGACATGTGGGAGCACGCCTTCTACCTCGACTACGTCAACGTCAAGGCTGACTACGTCAAGGCGTTCTGGAACATCGTCAGCTGGTCGGACGTCGCCGCTCGCCTCGAGCGCGCCCGTTCGCAGGGTCAGGGCCTCATCGTCGCCCTCTGA